CGAGCTGGGCGTTGATGTAGTCGCGCGGCAGGCCCAGCAGGCCGGGGATGTTGGGCGTCACGCCGGTCAGTGCCTGGCCGTGGCACTGCACGCAGGCCGGGATGCGGCGCGCCGGGTCGCCCTGCTGCACCAGCGCCTGCCCGCGCCGCAGCACGTCAGGCGGCGCAGCGGGCGGCAGCGGCGGCGGGTAGGGCACGTCGAGCGAGGAGAAATACTGGGCGATCTCCAGCAGGTAGTCGTCCGAGAGCAGGTCCACCATGCCGGTCATGAGGCCGTAGTGGCGCCGCCCGTCGCGGAAGTTGAGAAGCTGGTTGTAGAGGTAGCCCGCCGGCTTGCCGGCCAGGCGCGGGTAGAAGCCATCGGGCGCGGCGCGGCCCTCTTTGCCGTGGCAGGCCGTGCAGGCCATGGCGCGCTGGGCGATGCTGTCTTCAAAAGTGGGGGCGGCCTGGGCCGCGAAGGCGCTGGCCAGGGCCAGCGCCGCCAGCAGGCGCGCACCGGCGCCTGCGAGGGGGGAGGAAACGGTCTTCACGATGCCTGGGATGATGCCCCATCCAGGCCAGGGGTGTAAGCATCAGATGAGGATGAAAAAACCATATCAGATGCAAAATGCTCAGAAATAGCGATATCAGTTGAGCGCCGCGGCATGAAACGTTACGAACAGCTGGCCGATCTGCTGGCCACCGACATCCGCACCGGCCGGCTGGCCCCGGGCACGCGGCTGCCGTCGATCCGCACCCTCACCGCGCAGCACGACATCAGCCCCTCCACCGCCTTCCAGGCCTACTACCGGCTCGAAGAAAAGGGCCTGGTGCGCGCCAGGGAGCGCTCCGGCTACTACGTGGCGGGCACCGGCATGCGGCCGCTGGCCGAGCCCGAGCGCGGCGGGCGCACCCAGGTGTCGGCGCGGGTGGACATCAGCGAGCTGGTGTTCTCGGTGCTGGGCGCCGCGCAGGACCCGGCCATCGTGCCGCTGGGCTCGGCCTTTCCCTCGTCCGGGCTGTTTCCGCTGCCGCGGCTGGCCCGCTCGCTGGCCGCCGCGGCGCGCACCCTGAGCCCGCAGGACAGCACGGCCGACCTGCCGCAGGGCAGCGCCAGCCTGCGCCAGCAGATCGCGCTGCGCTACCTCGGCATGGGCCTGCCGCAGCCAGCGCAGGAGCTGGTGGTGACCAGCGGCGCGCTGGAGGCGCTCAACCTGTGCCTGGCCGCCGTGGCGCAGCCGGGCGACCTGATCGCCATCGAGTCGCCGGGCTTCTACGCCGCGCTGCAGGCGCTGGAGCGGCTGAAGATGCGGGCGCTCGAAATCCCGGTGCACCCGCGCGACGGGCTCGACCTGGCCGCGCTGGCCGAGGCGCTCAAGCGCCACCCGGTCAAGGCCTGCTGGTTCATGACCTCGTTCCAGAACCCGATGGGCGCGAGCATGGACGAGGCCAAGAAGCAGGAACTGGTGGCGCTGCTAGCGCGCCACGAGATTCCGCTGATCGAGGACGACGTCTACGGCGAGCTGTACTTCGGCAGCCGCTGCCCGCTGCCGGCCAAGGCCTTCGACCGGCGCGGGCTGGTGATGCACTGCAGCTCGTTCAGCAAGACGCTGGCGCCGGGCTACCGCATCGGCTGGGTCTCGCCGGGCCGCTTCGGCCAGCGCATCGAGCGGCTCAAGCTCATGACCACGCTGTCGGCCAGCGTGCCGGCCCAGGCGGCGCTGGCCGACTACCTGCAGCACGGCGGCTACGACAAGCACCTGCGCCGCCTGCGCCACCTGCTCGAAGGCCAGCAGGCGCAGATGCTGCAGGCCATCGCGCGGCACCTGCCGCCCGGGGTGCGCGTGTCGCGCCCGCCCGGCGGCTACTTCCTGTGGGTGGCGTTCGAGCCGGGCTTCGACACCCTGGCCCTGCACCAGGCGGCGCTGGAGCAGGGCATCAGCCTGGCGCCGGGGCCGATCTTCTCGGCGCGGCGCGACTACCGCCACTGCATCCGGCTGAACTACGGGCACCCCTGGAGCGAGGCGCTGGAAGGCGCGCTGCAGACGCTGGGCGCGTTGGCGCGGCGCCAGCGGTAGCGCCTGCTAGCCCTGATCCCACGTCAGCAGCACCACGTCCGACAGCGGATACGCCACGCAAGGCAGGATGTAGTTTTCGGCCTTTTCCTCGGCGCTCAGGCCGGGCCACTCGATGCGGTAGGCCACCTGCCCGCGGGCGCGGCACAGGCAGGTACGGCAGGTGCCGTTGCGGCACGAGCTGCGCAGCACCACGCCGGCCTGCAGCGCGGACTGCAGCAGCGGCTGGCCGGCCGGCGCGTCGAAGCGCTCGCCCTCGGGCTCGGTCCGGGCGCTGAACACCAGGCCGGCGGCAGAGGGGGGCGAGGCGGTCTCGGGCATGGGGCCATTTTGCCGGACAGGCGGGTCCGGCCGATGCGCAAGGCCTTCCTCCCGGGGGTGGCGGTTCCTGGGAAGCGCAAAGTTCGGCATACTCGTGCTTCGAATGCGTTTTCACGCAGCCTCGGCCACAAGCGGACGCTCGAAAGCAACTCAGGAGATCAGGGCCACCACAGAGCCTGGTTTCACTGACGGCTTCGACTGCCTTCAACAAGCTCGGATGGCCGAACTTCCGCGACGGCAGCTGGTGGCGCATCGCCCCGTGCGACAGGTTCGCAGGGCCGATGCGCCAGATCCGTCCTCGTTGTGGAAGACCTTGAAATGAACGCATCCCGCGCAGGCCCGCGCCTGACGACCCTCATCTTCCTGTCGGCCATCGCCGCGCTGCCGGTCAACATGTTCACGCCGTCGCTGCCTCACATCGCGCAGGCCTTTGGCGCCGACTTTGCGCTCGTGAACCTGTCGGTGGCCGGCTTTGCCGTCGTCGCGGCCCTCACCCAGCTGGTCGCCGGCCCGTTGTCCGACAGGTACGGGCGGCGCCCGGTGGTGCTGGCGGCCGTGGCGCTGTTCACCGTGGCGTCGGTCGGCTGCGCGCTCGCGCCCAGCATCGGCGTCTTTCTCCTGTTCCGCCTGATGCAGGCGGTGATCGCGACGGGGTATTCGGTCTCGCTGGCGATCATCAGGGAGTCCTCGGGCGAGCGCGAAGCCGCCAGCAAAATGGGCTACGTGGCTTCCTCGTGGGCGATCGCGCCCATGGCCGGCCCGGCGTTCGGCGGCCTGCTGGACCAGGTGTTCGGCTGGCGCGCGAACTTCGTCGCCTTCGCCATCCTGGGGGCGGCCGTGCTGGCCCTGGCCGCGGCCGATCTGAAGGCGCCGCCGAAGAGCGCCGCCCGGCCGTTGGCGAGCTACCTGCGGGGCTATGGCGATCTTCTGGGCTCGGCGCGATTTGGGGCCTACGTGCTTTGCATGGCGTTCTCGATCGGAACGCTGTACATCTTCCTGGGCGCCGCGGCCTCGGCCGCCGGCCCTTCGCTCGAAGGCTCGAGCGCCCGGCTCGGCCTGCTCATGGGCATGGTCCCGGCCGGGTTCATCGTGGGCAGCCGCCTGGCAAGCCGCTACGCCGCCCGCTACCCCTTGAGCACGACGGTGCTCGCCGGTCGGCTGCTGACCTGCGCCGGCCTGCTGGCGGGCCTGCTGCTGTCCCTGTGCGGGGCCACGCATGTCTTCGCGTTCTTCGGGCCGTGCGTGTTCATCGGACTGGGCAATGGCTTGACCATGCCGGGCGCCAATGCGGGCGCGCTGTCGGTGCGCCCCGATCTGGCCGGCACCGCCGCCGGGCTGGCCGCGTCGCTCACGCTGGCGGGAGGCGCCCTGGTCGCTTCGGCCTCAGGCTTGTTTCTGACCGAGGCCAGCGGCACCCAGGCGCTGCTTTGCGTGATGCTCGCGTCGGCCACCCTGGGCCTGGCGGCGGCACTCTACGCGGTCTGGCTTGACCGGCGCTCCTGATCGGCCGGGGAGGGCATGAAACAGCCTTCCGGGGGCGGTTTGACAATGAAAACAGGCCGATGTCCAGGTGCTGCGGTCATAGTTTGCTATCAAAAGTGTAGCGTTTGACCGGGCTGCCCCAACCCCGGCCGGGCGCCGCCGGGCGCGCTCGCGGTTTGCGGTGACAATCCTGCACCCGGGAACCGCTGTTCCCCGTCACGACTCCTACTTCTATTCCTGATTCCGCCATGTCCAGTTACCAGGTTCGACCTGCCACCCTGCGCGATGCCAAGGCCGTCGCCGAGATCCACGCCAGCGCCTCGCGCGCCGCCTACCAGGGCCTCGTGCCCGACGAACACCTGGGCACGGTGCCGCCCGAGAAACGCCTGGCCTACTGGCGCGAAGCCATCGAGTACAGCGAGCCGCAGGTGCATGTGGCGCTGGACGGCGACCAGATCGTTGGCTTCGTCGGCTTCGACCGCTCGCGCGACGCGAAATCCAAGCCCACCACCGGCGAAATCTGGGCCATCTACGCGCTGTCCTCGCACTGGGACAAGGGCGTGGGCCTGGCGCTGTGGGATGCCGCGCGCGAAGGGCTGCTGGAAGAAGGCTGCACCCAGGTCACGGTGTGGGTGCCGCTGCGCAACGAGCGCGCGCTGCGCTTTCACGAACTCGCCGGCTTCAAGCGCGAACTCAACACCGCGCAGACCGTCACCATGGGCTCGGTGAAGCTGGAAGAGATCCGGCTCAAGCGCGCCCTGAGCTGAGCCGCCACACGCCCATGAGCGAGCCGGCCCCGGCCCTGCACTGGACGCACGAGGGGCAGGCCCGCTCGGCCCGCTGGCATTCGGAGAGCCGCGCCGCGCCGCCCCGGCGCGTGGTGGAGGCCCTGGACAACAGCTTCAGCGCCGATGCCGCCTACCGCCTCGCTTGCGAGGGCACGGCGCTGCTGTGGTGCGGCGATTTCCAGAACGCGCGCCAGCTCCTGCAGGCGCTGGCGCGGCGCGTCGAGCGCCGGCCGCGCAAGGCGCCCGCGCCCGCCGCCTCGCCGGCCGAGGCCTTTCACCTGCATCGCCAGGCGCAGGCGCAGCGCGCCCGCGTGCTGGCCATGCTCTTGATCCCGCTGCAGGCCGACTACGGCATCGCGCTGCGCCGCGCGCCCGATGTGCGGGCGGCCTGCACCGAGGCCTACGGCCCGGCCGGAGCCGAGGGCTTCGTGGTTTCGCTGCGCGAACTGCTGGGGCTGGTCGGCGCGCACGAGTGGCGCAAGAAGGGCGTGGAGATCGCCGCCCTGGGCGCGCGCATCCATCCGCACTACGGCGTGTTCTCGCCGGTGCGCGGCGAATACGTGCAGCTCGTGGCCGATGCGCCGCTGCCGTCGCAGGCGCTGGCGTTCGACATCGGTGTCGGCACCGGCGTGCTGTCGGCCGTGCTGGCGCGCCGCGGCGTGCAGCGCGTGCTGGCCACCGACCAGGACCCGCGCGCGCTGGCCTGCGCGCGCGAGAACCTGGCGCGGCTGGGCCTGGGCGAGCGCGTGCAGGTGCTGGAGGCCGACCTGTTTCCCGAAGGGCGCGCGCCGCTGGTCGTCTGCAACCCGCCCTGGGTGCCGGCACGGCCGAGCTCGCCGATCGAGCATGCGGTGTACGACGAGGGCAGCCGCATGCTGCGCGGCTTCCTCGGCGGCTTGGCGGCGCACCTGGCGCCGGGCGGCGAGGGCTGGCTGATCCTGTCGGACCTGGCCGAGCACCTGGGCCTGCGCACGCGCGACGAGCTGTTGGGCTGGATCGAGGCCGCCGGCCTCACGGTGAAAGGCCGGCTCGACGCGCGGCCGCAGCACCCCAAGGCGGCCGATGCCAGCGACCCGCTGCATGCGGCGCGCGCGGCCGAAGTCACCTCGCTGTGGCGGCTGGCGGCGCGTTGATCCGGCTCGCCTTCACACCATGCGCCGCGTGAATCAGCGCGCGTGCGTCACGCCGCCGTCCACCACCAGCGTCGAGCCCACCACGTAGTCGCCCGCGCGCGAGGCCAGGTAGATCGCGGCGCCGGCCATGTCCTCGTCGGTGCCGATGCGCCGGGCCGGGATGCGCGCGGAGATTTCGTCGCCGTGGTCGCGCGCGTCCTTGTTCATGTCGGAGGCGAAGGCGCCGGGCGCGATGGCGCTGACCACGATGTTGTCCTGCACCAGCCGCAGCGCCATGCGCCGCGTGAGGTGGATCAGGCCGGCCTTGCTGGCGGCGTAGGAATAGGTCTCCTGCGGGTTGACCGACACGCCGTCGATCGACGCGATGTTGATCACCTTGGCCGGGCGCTGCGCGGCGGCTTTGCGCAGCGGCTCGTGCAGCGTCTGCGTGAGGAAGAACGGCGCCTTGAGGTTCAGGTCCACCACCTTGTCCCAGCCGCCTTCGGGAAACTCGTCGAACGGCGCGCCCCAGGCCGCGCCCGCGTTGTTGACCAGGATGTCGAGCGAGCCCTCGTGCTGCGCGTAGGCCGCGGCCAGTGCGCGGGCGCCGTCCAGCGTGGACACGTCGATCGGCAGCGAGACGCAGGGGCCGATGGCCGACAGCTCGCGCGCCGTCTGGTCGCAGGCGGCGGCCTTGCGCGCCGTGATGTAGACGCGCGCGCCCTGGGCCAGAAAGCCCGCCGCGATCATGCGGCCGATGCCGCGCGAGCCGCCGGTGACGAGCGCGGTGCGGCCCTTGAGGGAAAAGAGGTCAGAGGTGTTCATGGCAAAGGTCTCCTGTGTCAGCCATGAAGCGTAGCCGCGCCGCCGGCCGGCGTGCGTCACCTTGGCGCCAGCACGGCCTTCCTCAGGCCTCCACCACGAGGCTGCCGTTCATGGTCTCGTGGCCCGAGCCGCAGAACACGTCGCACAGGAACACGAACTCGCCGGCCTTGTCGGGCTGCAGCCGCAGCGTCTGGGTCGTGCCCGGCACGATGTCCTGGCGCACCTTGAAGTCCGGCACGCTGAAGCCCATCGGCACGTCCTCGGTGGTGAGCTCCAGCTGCACCGGCTCGCCGAGCTTCAGCCGCACCGTGCCGGGGGTGAACACGAAGCGCCGGGCGCTGATGCGGATCACGCGCACGGGCGCCTGGGCCAGCGCATCGCCGGCGAGGGCGCCCGCCGCGGCCAGGCCCGCGAGGCCCGCCAGGCGGGCGCAGAACTGCCGCCGGCCGGCGGCGGGTGCGAGGGGCGGCCTCATCCGCGCACCACGGGCAGTTCGGTGAGCGCGAGCGCCGGCGTGGCGGCCCGCGCCTGGATGCCGCGGAATCCCAGGCCCTCGTAGGGATGTTCGGGATTCCAGGGCAGCGGCAGGCGCCGCGGCGCCGAGAGCGGCGCCGGCAGCGGGAAGATCAGCGAGCGCGCCGCATGGTGGGCGATGTGCCCGGTCATGTGGTGGTGCTCCTGGTGGATGTGGCCGTAGAACACGGTCACGTCGGCAAAGGGCATGAGCAGCGCCACCGCCTGCTCGCCGTCGCGCGTGGCCCAGTCCCACTGCGGCGCCAGGTCGAACAGCGGGCGGTGCGTGAGCACCACCAGGCGCGTGTCGCGCGGCAGCGTGGCCAGGTGCCCGCGCAGCCATTGCAGCTGCTCGTCGCCCAGGCGGGCCGCGGGGTCGGACACGTTGTCCAGCACGATGAAGTGCAGGCCCTTGTGGTCGAAGGTGTAGTGCGTCGGGCCGAAGAACTCCTGGAAGGCCTTGCCGTGGTCGAGCGAGGCGTCGTGCTCGCCGGGCAGGAAGTGCCTCTCCTGCACCTTGAGCCCCGACACGATGTCGCGGAACTGCGCCATGCGCTCGCGCCGCTCGCGCGGGTCGTCCGTGGTGTGGGTCAGGTCGCCGGTGAAGACGATGAAGTCCGGCGGCACGCTCAAGGCATTGACGGCCGCCACCGCCTTGGGCAGGGTGCCGCGCGCGTCGGGGTTGGGCGGCCCCTCGAAGCCCCAGTGGCTGTCGGACAGCTGCACGAAGAAGAAATCCTCGGCGCCAGCGGCTGCCGGGGTGGCGCAGCCGTAGAGGCCGGAAGCGAACACCGCGCCGCCGCCGAGGCTGGCCAGGGCGAGAAACTCGCGTCGGTCCAGGGTGGGTCGTGTCATATCGGGCTCCTTGAAGGGGGAAGGGGCGATGTCGACGACCGTCCGTCTCGCCCTGGAGGTATAACCGGCGAAGGGCGGCGAATATTCCCGGCGCCGCGCCAAAAAGATTCGGGCCCTCCCGGGAATAGAACCGGGGTTCCGTGCGTCTACCACCCGTGAATCGCCCCACCGACACCGCCCGGTTCGAAGCCGTTGCGCTGCCGCACCTGCCGGCCGCCTACAACCTGGCGCGCTGGCTGTGCCGCAACGAGCAGGACAGCCATGACCTGGTGCAGGAGTCGGTGCTGCGCGCGTTCCGCTTCTTCGACTCGTTTCGCGGCGACAACGCCCGCGCCTGGCTGCTGGCCATCGTGCGCAACACCTTCTATACGATCCAGCGCGAGGCCCGCCCGCATGCCGCCGACCTCGGCTTCGACGAGGAGCTGCACGACCCGTCGGCAACGCTGTTCGCCGACGAGGGGCTGGACCTGAACCCCGAGGCGCTATTGGCGCGCAAGGACCTGCGCGAGCGCGTCAACGAGGCGCTGCGGCAACTGCCCTGCGCCTTTCGCGAAGTGGTCGTGCTCAAGGAGATCGAGGGACTGTCCTACAAGGAGATCGCCGCCATTGCCGGCATTCCCCTGGGCACCGTGATGTCGCGGCTGGCGCGCGGGCGCAAGCTGCTGGCGGCATCGCTGGGGCCGGGGTCCACAGGAGCAACAAGCGATGCCATGCCACGACATCCAGGCGCTGCTGAACGCCTACATTGACGACGAGCTCGACCCGCAGGGCACGGCCGCCGTGGCCGACCACCTGGCGGGCTGCGACGGCTGCCGGCGCGTGTTCGCGCAGGCGCAGGCGCTGCGCGACGCCGTGCGCGCCCAGGGCCTGCGCCACGCGCTGCCGCCGGCGCTGCAGCGCCGCGTACGCGCGGCCGTGCGCGACGAGGGCCGGCGGCGCAGCGCCTGGGCGCGCGCGCCCTGGGCCTGGATCAACCTGGGCGCCGCGCTGGCGAGCCTGATGGCGCTGGCGGTCACGCTCACGCTCTACCTGGGCGCGCCGTCGCCGGCGCAGCGCCTGGGCGACGAGGTGGTGGCAAGCCATGTGCGCTCGCTGATGGTGAGCCACCTGACGGACGTGCCCTCGACCGACCAGCACACCGTCAAGCCCTGGTTCAACGGCAAGCTCGATTTCTCGCCGCCCGTGGCCGACCTGGCGGCGCAGGACTTCACGCTGGTCGGCGGCCGGCTGGACTACCTCGCGCTGGCGCAGCGCCCGGTGGCCGTGCTGGTCTACCGGCGCCGCGAGCATGTGGTCAATCTCTACGTCTGGCCCGACGCCTCGGGCCGCGAGACGCCGCCTGATGCCGCCAGCCAGCAGGGCTTCCAGCAGGTGCGCTGGGCCCACGGCGGCATGCGCTACTGGGCCGTGAGCGATCTCAACGCCACCGAGCTGGCGCAGTTCCAGCGCCTGTTCGCCGCCGCCACGCACCCGGGCTGAGCCGCTTCAGCGGTAGCGCGACTCCACCAGGTCGATCTCGCGCACCAGCTTGCGCGAGGTCTCGTCGGAGATCCGCGCATGGCGCGCCAGATGGAAGACGGCCTCGCGCTCGGCCTGCAGGCCGGCCAGGCGCAGCGCGCTCTCGATCCGCTCGGCCTTGCGCAGCTGCTCGGCGCTCTCGCTGGAGGCGCCGCCGTCGAGCCGGCGCTGGTACAGCGCGATCACACGCGCGGCGGCCTGGCTGTGCAGGTCGGCCTCGGCAGTGTCGCGCAGCAGCTCGCGCTGCGCCCGCTCGATCGCGGCGATCGCCGCCGTGGCCGCCTCGCGGCGGGCGCGGTCTTCCTCTTGCCGTTCGGCCGGCTCCTCGGGCAGCTTGAGTCCGCGCAGCAGCCGCGGCAGGCCGAGGTTGGCCATCACCAGCGACAGCAGGATCACCGCCGTGGCCAGGAACACCGCGAGGTCGCGCGCGGGAAACGGCGCGCCGTCGGGCATCGCCAGCGGCAGGGTCATGACGCCGGCCATGGTGATCGCGCCGCGCACGCCGGCCAGCGAGGTGGCCAGGATCAGCCGCCAGTGCGGCCGGGTCAGCGGCTCGCCGCGCCGGCGCGCCCTGAACAGCGTGAGGCGCAGCGCCACCGCCACCCAGACGAAGCGCAGCAGCGTCAGACCCAGGCTGATCGCCAGCGCATAGACCGCGAGCCAGCCCGGATTGAGGTGGCCGCTCTGCTCGACCGATTCGGCCGCGCCGCGCAGCAGGCTGGGCAGCTGCTCGCCCAGCAGCACGAACATGATGCCGTTGAGCGAGAACTGCACCGTGTTCCAGACCGCCGTGCGCTGCACCCGGGTGGTGGCGAGCGCGCGGCCGGTCAGCTCGACGTAGCTCATCGTGATGCCGGCCGCCACGGCGGCCAGGATGCCCGAGGCCTGCAGGCGCTCGGCCAGTAGGTAGGCACCGAACGGAATCAGCAGGCTGATCAGGATCGGCGAGCCGCTTTCTTCGCCGAAATGCTGCGACAGCCAGCGCTGCGCGAAGCTCACGGCCAGCGTCACGCCGACGCCCAGGCCCAGGCCGGCCAGCGCCACCCAGAGGAAGGTCAGCGAGGCCGAGGCCAGCGAGAAGCCGCCGGTCAGCGCCGCCGCCACCGCGAAGCGAAAGCACACCAGGCCCGAGGCGTCGTTGAGCAGCGATTCGCCTTCGAGGATGTGCATCAGCCGCTTGGGGATCGGCACCCGCGCCGTGATCGAGGACACCGCCACCGGGTCGGTCGGAGACACGATGGCCGCCAGCGCGAAGGCCACCGGCAGCGGCATCGCCGGGATCAGCCAGTGGATCAGGTAGCCCGCGCCGATCACGGTGAACAGCACCAGGCCCAGCGCGAGCTGCAGGATCACGCCCTTGTCGTGGAACAGCCCGTCCTTGGGCATGCGCCAGCCGTCAAGGAACAGCAGCGGCGGCAGGAACACCAGGAAGAAGAACTCCGGGTCCAGCGTGACGCCGTGGTTGAACACCCCGGCGATCACCGCGCCGAGCACGATCTGCACGAGAGGCAGCGGCAGCGAGAGCGGAATGATGCGCACCAGGTAGCCGCTGGCCACCACCGCCAGCAGCATTGCCAACACCACGCCTACCGAGTCCATGCCTGTCTTCCCCCGTGTTCCTTGGTGATCGAATCCGCGGTGTGGCCCGCCGTGGGAGGCCTCAGAACGCCGCGCGCCCCGCCATTGTCACTTTGTCCGCTGGGCCGGCGGGCAGAACGGCCGGGGCCGACGGCGGCAACCGCGCCGCCGTCCGGGCGCAAAAAAGCCCGCCGCAGCGGGCTTGGCGGGCGGATGCCGTGGCCCCGTCAGGGCTTGGTTTCGGCGCGTGCGGCGCCCTGGGCGTCGGTGGTGCCGGTGGGCTTGCCGGCCGGCAGTTTCTCGCCGATCTTCTCGCCCGTGTGGCGCACCGCGCCGGCGGCGCGCTCGGCGGCGTTCTCGGTGGCCGTGGCGGCGCGCTTGGCGGTGGACTTGACGCTGTTCATCACGCCGCCGCTGGACGAGCCGGACGAGGTGCTGGCGCTGCTGGCACCGGCTTCGGTGCTGGCGGCCGGTGCGGGGCTCGGCGCGCTCTTCTTCTTGGCGTGCTTTTTCTTGTGCTTGGGCTTGGGTTTCGTGGCCGTGGTGCTGGTGCCGGCGTTCATGCTGCTCGATGCCTCGGTGCCGGCGGGTGCCGCGGGCGTCTGCGCATGGGCGGGCAGGGCATAGGACGCTGCCGTCACGGCCAGGATGGCCGACCAGGCACGGAGAATGGAGACCGTTTTGTTCATCAAAGTCACTCCTTTGAACCGTTGGACTTTGCATTGTGAACCCATTCGGCGCGTCCGGTGCCATCCCGCCGCGGCCGGCTGCGCAAAATGGATGCGCAGCGACAGGCCGTGCCGGTTTTGTCCTACACGTCGTCGGCTGGCAAGGCGGCTGTTTCGCAGGCCGCCGCCGGGCTCCGGCGAGGCGGGGCAGGCCTCTCGGGAGAAAAAATGCATGAAAACAGCCCGATGTCCAGGTGCAGCGGTCATTGTCTGCTATCAAAAATGAAGCGACCGGCGGCGCGCCGCCGCGTGCGGTGCCGGGGCATACTCCGGCCATGACGACCCCGCCCGATTTCTCCCAAGGCGCCGCCTTCGTGCGCGGCCGCTATGTGCCGATCGCCGAGGCTGCGATCCCGATCACCGACTGGGGCTTCCTGCGCTCCGATGCCACCTACGACGTGGTGACGGTGTGGGACGGCGCGTTCTTCCGCCTCGACGCGCACCTGGAGCGCTTTGGGCGAAGCTGCGAGCGCTTCCGGCTGGACCCGGGCCTGACGCCCGCGCAGATCACCGCCATCCTGGCCCGATGCGTGCGCCTGGCGGGGCTGCGCAGCGCCTATGTGGAGATGCTCTGCACGCGCGGCCAGCCGCCCTGGGGCTCGCGCGACCCGCGCCAGGCTGTCAACCAGTTCTATGCCTTCGCCGTGCCCTATGTGTGGATCGCCAACGAGGAGCAGCGCCGGCGCGGGCTCCACGTGGTGGTGAGCGAGGTGCAGCGCATCCCCGCGCAGAGCGTGGACCCGACGGCCAAGAACTACCACTGGAACGACCTCACCATGGGCCTGCTGGGCGCGCTCGACGCCGGCGGCGACACCGTGCTGCTGACCGACGGCGCCGGCCACGTGGTGGAGGGGCCGGGCTTCAACGTGTTCTGCGTCAACGCACAGGGCGTGCTGGTGACGCCGAAGGAGGGCGTGCTCGAAGGCATCACGCGGCGCACGGTGCTCGAGATGGCCCAGGCGCAGGGGCTGGCGGTGGAGCTGCGGGCCCTGCCGGCGCACGAGCTGCGCGGCGCGCGCGAGGCCTTCCTGTCCAGCTCGGGCGGCGGCGTGCTGCCCGTGACGCGCGTGGACGGCCGGCCCGTGGGCGGCGGCGAACCCGGCCCGGTGACGCGGCAATTGATGCAGACCTACTGGGACTGGCACAAACTGCCGCAGTTCTGCACGCCTGTGAAAGGCGATGCTTGAGGTCCCAAGGCTTTTGCCGGGGCCGCCGGCAGGCCGGGCCGACCCGTGGTACTTTCTGCCTCCTTAGACATTCAAGAACCATCGTCATGACCAGTTTGCATGAGGGGCTGAGCGCGCTGTCGCCCGAGAGACTCCAGGGCATGCGCCGCGGCATCGAGAAGGAGAGCCTGCGCGCACTGCCCGGAGGCGGCCTCGCGCTCACGCCGCACCCGGCGGCGCTGGGCTCGGCGCTCACCCACCCGCACATCACCACCGACTACAGCGAATCGCAGCTCGAGCTGATCACCGGCGTGCACGCGGGCGTGCAGGCCTGCCTGGACGAGCTCACGCAGGTGCACCAGTTCACCTACCGCGCGCTGGACGCCGTGGGCGACGAGATGCTGTGGGTCTCCAGCATGCCCTGCGGCCTGCCGCCCGACGAAACCATCCCGATCGGGCGCTACGGCTCTTCCAACGTGGGCCGCGCCAAGAGCGTCTACCGCATGGGCCT
This Variovorax terrae DNA region includes the following protein-coding sequences:
- a CDS encoding metallophosphoesterase family protein, which produces MTRPTLDRREFLALASLGGGAVFASGLYGCATPAAAGAEDFFFVQLSDSHWGFEGPPNPDARGTLPKAVAAVNALSVPPDFIVFTGDLTHTTDDPRERRERMAQFRDIVSGLKVQERHFLPGEHDASLDHGKAFQEFFGPTHYTFDHKGLHFIVLDNVSDPAARLGDEQLQWLRGHLATLPRDTRLVVLTHRPLFDLAPQWDWATRDGEQAVALLMPFADVTVFYGHIHQEHHHMTGHIAHHAARSLIFPLPAPLSAPRRLPLPWNPEHPYEGLGFRGIQARAATPALALTELPVVRG
- a CDS encoding sigma-70 family RNA polymerase sigma factor; this encodes MNRPTDTARFEAVALPHLPAAYNLARWLCRNEQDSHDLVQESVLRAFRFFDSFRGDNARAWLLAIVRNTFYTIQREARPHAADLGFDEELHDPSATLFADEGLDLNPEALLARKDLRERVNEALRQLPCAFREVVVLKEIEGLSYKEIAAIAGIPLGTVMSRLARGRKLLAASLGPGSTGATSDAMPRHPGAAERLH
- a CDS encoding anti-sigma factor family protein — translated: MPCHDIQALLNAYIDDELDPQGTAAVADHLAGCDGCRRVFAQAQALRDAVRAQGLRHALPPALQRRVRAAVRDEGRRRSAWARAPWAWINLGAALASLMALAVTLTLYLGAPSPAQRLGDEVVASHVRSLMVSHLTDVPSTDQHTVKPWFNGKLDFSPPVADLAAQDFTLVGGRLDYLALAQRPVAVLVYRRREHVVNLYVWPDASGRETPPDAASQQGFQQVRWAHGGMRYWAVSDLNATELAQFQRLFAAATHPG
- a CDS encoding Na+/H+ antiporter; this translates as MDSVGVVLAMLLAVVASGYLVRIIPLSLPLPLVQIVLGAVIAGVFNHGVTLDPEFFFLVFLPPLLFLDGWRMPKDGLFHDKGVILQLALGLVLFTVIGAGYLIHWLIPAMPLPVAFALAAIVSPTDPVAVSSITARVPIPKRLMHILEGESLLNDASGLVCFRFAVAAALTGGFSLASASLTFLWVALAGLGLGVGVTLAVSFAQRWLSQHFGEESGSPILISLLIPFGAYLLAERLQASGILAAVAAGITMSYVELTGRALATTRVQRTAVWNTVQFSLNGIMFVLLGEQLPSLLRGAAESVEQSGHLNPGWLAVYALAISLGLTLLRFVWVAVALRLTLFRARRRGEPLTRPHWRLILATSLAGVRGAITMAGVMTLPLAMPDGAPFPARDLAVFLATAVILLSLVMANLGLPRLLRGLKLPEEPAERQEEDRARREAATAAIAAIERAQRELLRDTAEADLHSQAAARVIALYQRRLDGGASSESAEQLRKAERIESALRLAGLQAEREAVFHLARHARISDETSRKLVREIDLVESRYR
- a CDS encoding aminotransferase class IV, with product MTTPPDFSQGAAFVRGRYVPIAEAAIPITDWGFLRSDATYDVVTVWDGAFFRLDAHLERFGRSCERFRLDPGLTPAQITAILARCVRLAGLRSAYVEMLCTRGQPPWGSRDPRQAVNQFYAFAVPYVWIANEEQRRRGLHVVVSEVQRIPAQSVDPTAKNYHWNDLTMGLLGALDAGGDTVLLTDGAGHVVEGPGFNVFCVNAQGVLVTPKEGVLEGITRRTVLEMAQAQGLAVELRALPAHELRGAREAFLSSSGGGVLPVTRVDGRPVGGGEPGPVTRQLMQTYWDWHKLPQFCTPVKGDA